The window TACCATATACCGCTTCTGATTGCTAGGATTTATTCTGGTTGCTTTCCGTACTTCCTGATTGGTAAATTCTTCTTTCCCCTCCTTCTTTAACCATGATTTCAACCATTCCAGATAATTTCGACTTGCCTCATTCAAGGGATCGGATTTCCTGATCAATACTTCCTTCATCAGCTTATTGGCTTCTTCTATATCTTCAAGAGTTGTATTGATGTAAACCTCTCCTGTTTCCCTATCGGTTTCTTCCTCTCTTTGGTATTGATGGTAAAAAGTCACCGCTTCGATGAAGGCTAAATAATGCGCATTCGTTCTTCTGGGCTTAAACACGATAGCTGGTAGCTGCAACTGCTCTGCATAAGGGTTTCTGATGCTTACAGGCTTTAACACACGTTGTGTATTTTTTAAGAGCTCTTGTAATTGATGGGCTGCTGCTATATCTACTTTACCTGCTGATAACTTCCGCTGATAGGCCATAATTTTTTCATCCTGCCCCCTGCTTTCATCTATGTAAATCATAAACGATCGATTCGCATTATCTTCATACAGACTTTCTTTAGTGGTACAGCCTGCTACACAAACAGGGCCTTCTACTGTTAAGGTCACTGTTCTGGTCTCTCCTTTTGTGTTTTTAACTACTACCGTTTTGGTGATCCGCTTTTTGCTCTTGATTTCTCTTAGAGGATAAAGTACTTCTTCCGCACCGTCCAGGTCTTCTATGAGTATGAGTTTGTTTCTTAGTTCCTGCTGACCAAAATAGTAAAAGGCATTGCCGCTCAGGCTGGTGATTTCCAGCTTATCCTCTTCGGGGATTAAAGCTGCTACTTTCTCTTGCAAATGGGTTTTACCTATGCCAGAACTGCCCAAGCTAATCACATGCAGCGGATTATCTCTTTTTCGGCTCGTAAAGATCAAATACATCAATAGCCTGTTGTTTTCTTCTCCTATCACTCCTGCCTTGCCTATATCCTCTTTTGTGCGTTCTATCAAGTTAGGAGCTTTTAAATATTGTAAGGCTTCCTTTCGCTCTGTGGTAGTGAGTTGCTTGCGCTTATCTTGTGTTTGGACTTTTAATTCTATTTCTTTTAGTCTGTAGGCTTCCAGCTCGTCTGTGAGTTCTGTTAATGCCGCTGCTGCTACACTCGTTCCTATTTCTAACCTTTCTGCTATTTTCCTGATCAGCTTTTCTGTTTGGGTATCATTGTATAAATCAAGGTTGTGGCGCAAGCTTAAGTGTTCCACTTGGATTTTCAGGGTTGCCCTCATCCTGTCCAAGCCTTCCATTCTAATACCTCCTAAAATAGCGATTTCTAATGCTCCCTGAGTAAAGGTGAGATGTTCGGGGTTGGAAGTATCTAAAGGTTCTGTGGTAGCTTTCATTTTTCTAAAAATAATTTTTACTGATATATTTATCATAAATCTATAAGATATATCAGAACAAAGCAAGACTTATATGATTTGATTATGATATTTATATCACCTACTTTTACCTAAAGCATCATATTTATATCATTTTACTTACTTATCTATGACTTTAGGCAACCATATCGCCACTTTACGCAAGAATAAAAAAATATCACAGCAAGAGCTGGGCAAGCTTGCTGGCACCTCTGGCGATCTCATTGGGCGCTATGAAAGAGATGAGGTAAAACCCTCTATTGATGTGGTCATTAAGATAGCTGATGCATTAAATGTATCACTCGACTTCCTTGTAGGTAAAACTGATCTTGAGCTCGATACTGATGCACTAAAAAGGCTGGAACTGATTTCTAAACTCCCGCAGGAAGAAAAAAAACAACTACTACACGTTATCGATGCACTTCTAAGAGATTTTAACGCTAAAAAAGCTTATGCTTTATGAGGACTAAAATTGAAGAGTTCAATGGCACTCATGTTTCTATTCGTTTTTTCCCAGATTCAGAACATGAACAAAAAGCTTTATCTGCTTTCAAAAATAATCGTGCTAATGACAGCATAGAACTCAATGTTATAGGAAGGGTGGAAAAAGCGATTCTTTCTCAAGGTCTGGGACAGTACTCAGTTACAGGATTCAATGGAGTTCAAAACAATATCTACTATATCTTTCAAGTGCAAAGAATTGGGGGCTTAGGACATTAAAAAACCCCAAGCTTTAAGAGAAGCTTGGGGTTTGGTTATATCTTAATGTATGTATTTATTAATTACCACCATGTAAAACATGGCGGGAACGGGGGACCCAATGGTAAATATAGGTTTACAACAAGACTTCTTAGCATTTTAATCTTGATCAATAGTTCGATAACCATTCTCCCATTCTTTGGAGTCTGAGTAGTAGATCAATGATTCACCTAATGAAGTCCCAAACCAAACAGTATAGTAAACACTATCTCGTTTTTCATAGAATAGTTCTTCAGAATCAATATTACTTAAATCAACTTCATTTAGAGTATTAGGTAGTTTTCCATGCAATGCCGAATATTCCTCTATCTTTTCAACTAGCAAATTACCATTTCTTTTTAACCTGTTCTCGTCAAAATCACGTAGAAAAACGAAATAGACTAGTAAAATAATTGATATTACCAATCCAATAAGAATTGTTGCTTTTTTCATATTAGTCATTCTTTTGTATCCTCTTTCTTCTCTTCTTCTGTTGTGTGTTTCGGATCAGAAGACATATTTGTCTCGGTTGGTGGTGTAGATGTGTCATCCGCATCTGGCAAATTGTCGTAGTTTGGTGCATTTTCTGGATCAGTCGCTCCCAAGACATCAACTAAGAAATTCTGTAACTGCTCAGCAAATGACAGATCGCTTTCAGGGTCAAAGAAATCTGCTCCAAATTGTGCACCAAATTTATCACTAGGTAAATCCTCATAACTAAAAGCTGAATGCTCCGCATTAATCATATCACCTAACTCTTGCAACAGTCCATCTTGTAATGCTTTACCAACAGGGTGTTCTTCTCCATTTTGCTTATAGCCATAACTTCTACCAGCATAAAACATGAAGTGCGCCATGTCGACCCAACCACCTTTTTTGGTATAGATATATCGGTTACCACCTGAAGTATTAAAGGGAGCAGTATTCGCTGGCTTAGGACCTTTAAAGGTCATCTTAGTTTTACCCATTCTTAGCATTCCAGCATTTGCATCACTGCCTCTTGTTTTTCCCAAACCTGTTGATAAATTATTCATGAAGGAAACAAACCCCTGAACCGTACCAGCTAAAGGTTTAATAGGTTCATTTCCATCAGGGTCAATATTTCCAATAGGGTTATTCAGGACATAATTATATGGACTATATGCAGAATATTTCTCACTTAGGTTATCAACTCCATTCCATCTCCCTAAATCAGGCTGATACATTCTTGCCCCATAGTCAATCCACCCTGTTTCTTCCTGCTCCTCCTTGCCGTTGTACTTGTAATTATTCGCCTTTGAGTAGCTCCTCTGATAGGAGTTAAAGGTTAGACCAAAAGGATAGTAATCATCCGCTTGCAGTACCGCATTGTAGTGATGCTCCACTTTAAAATCATCCCAGAATACTTCAACGGCTTGCTGGCTTTCATTACTTAAAAAGACCATTAAATACCCATCCTCTTCAATTAGTATTTCTTCGAAGGAGAGTTTTTGGTGCGTGCCACTTCCCGTGCCATCATCTGCTGCACTTTCCGATAAGCGTTCAAAACCGCTATTTACATAATTAAAATTATGGTCGAGCATAATGTAGTTCAAATAGGCTTTTGGGCTGTTTTCCTCGCTTCCGTCCGCCATAGCTGCTGATACAAAATCTGTAGTAAGATTATCTTGTACGATCGTTCCTTCACCTGTTAGTGTTCCTCCTCCCAGCATGCTCAACAAGGCATTAATTAAAGCCCCGCCATTAATTTCATCATTGGTAAAGGCAGCATCTAAATACTTCCCATACACTTCCGCACTTACTTTATCGCCTTTGCTTACGTATAAGGTTTTCATCAAACCTACTACATCACTTCCGCCTCCTGCTAAACGGTGAGCATAATTACCGCTTTTCTTTAAAGGATTTGTAAGGATGGTGATTTGATCATAATTGTCAAAATATGGGTTTTGAGTGGTTTCAAAATCAGTGGCGTAGTCATCATCCCGCACTGCAAAGGTAGTGCGAACATTGCCCAAATGATCTTTCAAATGATATTGGTATTCGTTTTTATCTTGACCATCCACTGTTTTAGGTACTACTCTACCTTCTGCAGTTTGAATAAACTGCAACTCATCATTTTCAATGATTAATGAACCAATATAATCCGTAGCTTTCTCCAGGGTATTATTTTTATACAGCTCTTGCCTAAGTTTCATTCCAGAGGCATCATAAATATAAACAACTTTATCTCCGTTTTCAAAGTTAACCTCAGAAGGTAAGTTTAGATGATTGTAGCTTATGCTTGCGATGCTTTTATTAGCATCTGAAATCATATTGCCATTTTCATCATAGCTATAATCATTACCTGAAATATTGCCATCTATGAAACCATTACTTTTATCCCCAGCATCTGAAACTGCATTCAATTGATTTCCTGAATCAGTATAATCATAGCTTAAGTCATCCATTAAAGCACCCGTATGATCTCTTCTTTGTAATTGCTTTATATTACCATTAAAATCATATTCATTTATGCTTAAATGGTATTTTGAACTATTACTTTGTGTAGGTCCCTCGTAAAAGCTCGCTGATGTAATTCTATTCAATTGATCATAAGCATAGCCATAGGTATTTTGTTGTAAAGGGTCTTCTATTGTTACATCATTTCTTTTACCACCCCATTTCATAGCCGCAATATTTCCATTGAATTGAGCATTAGCTTCAGTACCCAAATTATCAGTATAGCCTAACTCCATTCCAAACAAATCTGTTTTTTCATTGGTGTTGTCTGCACTCAAGTCAGCATTGTTGATTCGAGTGAGCCATCCTCTGATGTTGTAGCGGTAGTCCACGCTTTGGGCAAATTCATCATTACTTTCCTCATGTAGCTCTTTTGTGATGAGTTCTCCTAACTCGTTATATTTATTGGAAGCAGTCAACTGGGTGCCTGATATAGAGAACATGGCATTAGTGATGGTATTACCAACATAAAAAGACGTGACATCACCGTAAAGT is drawn from Marivirga arenosa and contains these coding sequences:
- a CDS encoding helix-turn-helix domain-containing protein, with product MTLGNHIATLRKNKKISQQELGKLAGTSGDLIGRYERDEVKPSIDVVIKIADALNVSLDFLVGKTDLELDTDALKRLELISKLPQEEKKQLLHVIDALLRDFNAKKAYAL